From the Candidozyma auris chromosome 2, complete sequence genome, the window CTGGGCCAACGCTGCGTCGCCACGATCGTGCACCAGCGCCGCCTGCGCTACAAGCATTGACTTATCGGCGCCGGGGCGCACCAATGGCGCTCCGCGCTTGGCCTCTCGCTTGAGACACCAGTACTTGCACAACTGGGCGCTAGCCACTCGGATGTCGGTCAACATCTCCAGCCGGGGAACGTTGGCGCCATGCCCAAGCCCACGCAAAAGGCTTGTTTGCGAGTCGCTTTGCTGCTGCGCGTCCACTTTCAACGCAAGCAACAACTCCACCACCATATCCACAAACTTACGTGGGGCAATCGGGGTGTTTTGCTCGGTGCGCCACTTGAATGCTGAGGTGCTGTTTTCGAGTCGGCGCCGGAAGGCCAAGCGATGGTTTTCTTCGCTGGCGAGCGCGCGGTCCCTGTAAAAGCGTCTCGTTTTCGCAATCCCTACAACGGCTGCCTCTGCGCTCCACTCGGGCGGACTGTGCCTATGGCAAAAAGACGTCAAGGTCGCTTTCAGTGCAAGCGCTCCGTGTACGCCTTTTCCATGGCCATGTAGAGCCCCGCTCGTTTGGCACACGTAACGTGGTACGCCAGAAAACACAGTCTGTTCGTGCACTGGATACAACACCCGACCCTCTGCTTGCAAATGTAGCACACCAACTTCCACCTTGTCTTGGGCACATGCCCGACACCTTCAATGGGCTCCATGTAGATCGGGTTGGCAAAGTACACCTCGGGGATCCAAAGCGCACACCACATGGCTCCACAAACCGTTGTCGAGCTGCTTGAACGCTCCCAGGCGCGAAGGGCAGAAACTGCACTCCACCGTTCTCCCTCGCACTAGCATACACCGGCGACAGAACCACTGGCCTTCAGGAATGAAGGCGATCCCGTAGCACTCCTGGTGAACGGCGATGTTGCAGCCATCGCAGAACACTATGGCGTTACCGGAGTGGCCCTCGAGTCATTGCACACCGCACAGCGCTGCTCCAGCATCAGCCCGGCGCCAGCGATCCCGTCGTCGTTGCCGTACTTGTCGAAGCTTTCGTCAAGGGCCACCTCCTCGTGGTCATCACCGCCCATGCCGCCCATGCGCGCCTCGAGCCGGTGCCACGCTTCCTCGAGGGCAGTAATCGCTAGCTCGAACACTTCGCGCGAGAGATGGATTTTTGCCGACGCGAGCCCGTTGCGCCAGTTGAGAAAAAGGTCGTCCTGCTCGTCCAAGTCGTAGCGAACAATCGTAGATTTGGGCGCGCCCCACCCGGCGCTGTCCTCTGTCTTTTTAGTTTTAGGGTCAGACTTGTCGATTTTGTCTACCTTGTCTACCTTGTCTTTGTTAATTGTGTGCTCCCTAATGTACGTTCTAAGGGCCTTGGGAGGCGCCTTGTAAAAGGGCCTGAAGCCGTGCTCGATTAGGGCTTTCAGCATTCGGGGAGGCGCTCGTAGGCTATGTCTCAGGCGTCTGACGAAAACGGGTCTTGTGTTGGAAGCCACGGAAGCAGAAGCCTGAGGAGGtactggtgctgctgctgctgctggcgtTGGACTGGCGTCCCTGTGGTCTACTATCACCACGCGAAGCCTCTGGGTATCGTCGAGATCAGGGTACACTTCCTTGAAGTCACGCTCCTCGCGCGGTCGAGTATCGTATGTTGCCGTGACCATGCGATGAAAATTTGATGGGTGATTTAGATGCTGTGGAAAAAGAGGACCATTTAAGGCTGTAGCGGACTAGTGGTGGAAGTTGTGGTAGTtggtcttgatgatgtttgTGTATGTAGGTTCGCGAATGAGTCGTGGATCTGGCGGCGGGGCTGGAAGGGCACTAAGGGAACATAGATGGTCTGAGAAAGTGGGCAGTGAGAAGGGAACAGAGCTGCTGTGGGGGCCAAAATGGTCTGTAGAAATCAGAGTGGACACACGACAAGAGAATCGTGACAATTAACCATGACCATCTCCTGCCCACGAAGTATAAAAATCGTGGGCCAACAGGTTTAGCTTCAGGtcagaagaacaaaaataGGTGGTGTTGCCTGCTTTTCAGATTTTCGTTGCTTGTTGCTCAGGTCCTCGAAGCAGAATCTCACAGGTATGCAGCCACCTCTGAGGCATGTTTCTCGacatggctgcgaaatcaaGGGTCCTGCGGTAAAAGGGACACCCGAGCACGGAAACAGAGCATTTGGGGTGGAATTTCCTGTCGTGATCTAATTCGTTTGATTGAGGATCCCCAAATCATGTTCTATGCATTTACTTGCTCGTTGAAATAGAGACTCTTTCAGGCCTTTCAGGCCTTTCCGGCCTTTCAGGCCTTTCCGGCCTTTCAGGCCTTTCGGGCGgcagtggctgcgaaaactACAAGCAGAGGCACAACACAAAGACAGAGAACAGGAAAGGAAAaacacaaagaagaaaggcaaaaatagaaaaaaaaaattgacatGTCTCCCGAAAACGGCCGATCCACACATCCAATTTACAAGCTCTCCCACTTGTTTGAAGCACCTTCCTGTCCATCAACGACAGCCCCAAAAGGCACCAGTTTTTCCCAGACACTTAGCCTGGCCCACGCGTCCCAACACCCCCAGCCATGCAAGCCACAGCTTTCCGTCAGTGAAGCTCAAttccaccacctccacaAACGActtccaccttcttttttctttttcttgaattCCCTCCCGGACCAAATTCACCCTCCGCTGTAATTCGCCTATTTGCCTCGGGCAAGTTCCCGCCTGAGTTTCTGCAGGGCTTACTTCGAGGTAAGATAGCAACATTTTGGCTCGGTGCGCTCCCATCGCGAGGCCCCAAAGGATCGGCATAATTGCCACAATTGCACCCAAACCGAAGTAAACTGAAACAATCGATATGGACTGAAACtgttaaaaaaaaaaaaaaaaaaaaaagttaaaaaaaaaattaaaagGATTCCCTCTCATATCGACCTCGcttgttgagcaaaacCTGAGATGAATCCACCAATCCCTTCACTTTGTCCACTCGAGGCTTGCCCTACGTAATGGTGCTGGCGCTCTAATTACGCCCAATCTGGTGGTGGATCGATAGTGGCCCCCTGGGGTCCGGGGAAAAGTACCCAACACCCTTACACCTCTTAGGGGGAAGGGAGGACAAAAATAAACACGTGCATGTGTGACAAGGGCCTCCATAAGAAATTCCGTAGATTATTCCAAGATGACCCTCTCACCTTTATACTTCTGCCGAGTGACTCCAGCTCACCACTATCTTTTTGCTACTGCCGCCCTGCATACACGCCCCGGGGCCCACCACTATTACGCTCGCCAGCCCCACGGTTCGCGATCCCTTGCTTGAGAAAAAAACCTACTCGGGCAGCTCAACCCTTCAACTCTTCCACTGCTACACTTCAGATTCCTTCACAACTCAGTTTTCCATGGGTAACAACACGTCATCCACGCGGAAATCAGCAGCCGCAGTGCGCCATTCAGGCGGCGTCCGCAAGCTGGGCCAAAGTCAGAACGCCCACCAGatcttggaggaggagttcAGCGACTTGATTCTCCACGAGGTCAAGagacagaaacaagaacagAGCGTGGCGCTTTCCACGGGCCACTCGCATTCTGCCGATGACCTGGAGCCGTCAAACAAGCACTTCACAAATGACTTAATTGAGGACGAGTTCAACGAGTTGAGCGATGGCATCTTGGGCACCGACCAGGGAGAAGTTCAGAGAAACATCTTGCCCACAAACGGAGAGTGCGATCTGGATCTGGAAGCTGCGCTGAGTGGCGACAATGCGTTTCGAGAAAAAGTGATGAATAAAAGCCAAATACAAAGCCAGCGCCAAAACCAGAACAATTACTATGTGAGGGTGCCAAGCGAAACTAACAGTATGGCTTCGGGCTATGAAAACGATGGCAGTAGCGACAATTGCAATATGGACGTGGACGCAGATGCCACACATGAAAACTCCATTTCAGGCGACCACAATGCGTCGGCCAAGGAGAGCTCCTCTGAGAGCCAGAAGAGCCTGCTCAACGACTTGTCCAAGATAGATTTCACCAGGGTCGCAGCGCCAGCAGCTGCTAGGCATCCCTTTCGTCCTCCTCAACACCGGAACACCTCAGGTTCTGCCAGTCCGTTCCGTCGTAATGACTCAATGCAGAGTGTGACACTGACCAGATCTCAAAACAGGTCTCCAGCGCTTCAAGAAACCGACAATTACGCCGGCGAATATGGAGGCGGCTCCGGCACGGCCCCCGCGGGCAAGTCTGTGCCCGTAGAGATCAAATGGGTCAACTCGAACCGAGAGAACATCACTAAAGTCTCCATCATCGGGTCCTTCTCCAACTGGCGCGAtgtcatcaagctcaagcCGCTGGCGGCTCGGCCCAACGAGTTTTCCGCCACTATTGGCTTGCCCTTGGGCGTGCACAAGTTACtctacatcatcaacaacgagTACAGAGTGTCGGAGCTGTTGCCCACAGCCACGGATCAAGAGGGCATTTTGTTCAACTGGtttgaaattcttgatcCCCAGAGGCTCTTTAACAACTCCCAAAAACAGCAGTCTCGCAACGATGCTCTGACGGCTTTTGATGCCAATATCATTCAGGTCGCGGGTCAGCACGATACTTATGCCATTCAACAGAAGCTGAACTCTTTTCTCGCCAAAGTGTCTAAAGAGGCCAAGGACACCGCAAATTTTGAGCATGTGGAGCACGCACCTGAGGAGCCGGAAAAGTATGAATCTTATAACGAACGTCTATCGTTTTTGAATGACGATCAGGCATCTCGTGATCCTCACGAGTACCTGTCAGAGATCCCCGAGATGTTTGTCAATTATGACtacttcaaaaacaaggCTCCTGACTATGAATTGCCAGAACCACCGCAGCTTCCAGCCCACCTCAACAACGTGCTCTTGAACAAAATGCTGTCGAACTTTCAACAGAACCATGCACAGAATATTCCCCAAGTTGGTGCGGAGGTACCTTCCACGTCTACAATAAGTAGCACATCAACACCCTCATCCAATTCCAAACGCCCTCCGTTGCGTCGTGCGGACAGCTCCTACTACGCGTCCAACTCTGAGGCTCTTCACCTTCTGATCCCCAACCACGTGATTTTGAACCATTTGATGACCACCTCCATTCGAAACGACGTACTTACCGTGGCCTGCATCACCCGGTATTCAGGAAAGTTTGTCACTCAGATCATGCACCTGCCCGCTGACACAGAGCAGTTATagaatggttgcaaatgtgTCTCACTTTTCTCGTCCCGAAACCCATTTGTCCTGCAGATAGTCCGCCTTCTCACGCTTTGAGTGAACGGGGCTTGCGGAACCTAACACAAGGTGCCTTGACTTTCGGTTTATTCAAACCCTAATACTTAATTCTTCTGTGTACATATCCCATTTTCCGCCAGCAGACGCCCGGTCTGATTGACAATGTCCTGGACtggcttgaagaaggcaaTCAACAGAGCAGGCAATCACGTTTTGCTCAAAGCAGGTCAGATCGATGAAACAGTCGACATCGAGTTCGACTACGAGGAGAAGCGGTTCCGTGCAATGGAGGAAGCGTCCACAAAGCTACATAAAGATCTTCGGCGGTACAAGGAAACCCTCACTTCCTTAGCAGGGGCCCAGCAAAATGTGAGTGACGTTCTAGCAGGCTTTTACGGGCTGGAAGCGAAATGCGTGGCGAAAGAGTATCAGCAAGCGACAAAGGCCATCAGGAACGAGACACTCCAAGAGTTAGGTGAGCCGTTTTTCCAAACCGTGCTCAATCCAATTGACCGGTTCAATTCGTATTACGTCGATATGAAtgaggccatcaagaagagagcgCACAAAAAGCTTGACTACGACTCGCTTCGCAGCAAGGTCCGCAAGCTCTCGGAGAACCCAGAGAAGGACCCGGCACGcgagatcaagttgaaggataCTCGTGTACAGCTATCTCTGGCAGAAGAGGTTTACAATCGTCTCAACGCTCAGTTGAAGGCAGACCTTCCACGGCTAATGGACCTCCGCATATCGTATCTAAACCCGCTGTTTGAGGCATTCGTGAAGCTACAGCTACGCTATTTCAGTGAAAACCACAGGCATCTCAatgaggtgaagaagaagttggatgCGAGAACGCGAGCCGACTACAAGAATGGGAAGATGGAGAAGCGACTCGACGAGATCCTCAGTAAGGTGAAGGAGTTAAACGTTGCAAATTAGCGGTCTTCAGTTAATTGTGTATGGGGTCATGGAAACGGAATACGGAATAGATAGATTTAGCCAATGTTGCCTGCTCAATGATGGCTCTGTTGTAGACTAGAATAATGTAGCAAGAGTATTGAGGCAGCTTGGGTACCTGTCTGTGGCAAGCCCTAAAGACTCGTGCTTAAGTTCACCACCCTTatcattcttcaatgccatGGTATTGACAGTAACCTCTTCTATGATTCCAAAGATTCAGCGTTGTACGGATGCTCCGTGCAACCACCAATATTGACACGCCTTGTATTTTCGTAATGCCGTACATGCGATAGGTTTTGCCACCGATTACTCTTTTCTGTATTGGTCATTGCATTTGGGGTTCCAAGAATATAATTATGAATTAGACTGCATTCGCTTAAAATAAAAACTCTGCAGGTGCACCTCTAAGAAAATACGAGAATAGGAGCAGCTTTGTGTGCTCCTCTGAATCGTTTCTCAAATGTATAGTAGATTTCGCCTTTGCAGATGCACTTCTCGTGTCGACTTAACAAGATCATTGAGATTATGAACTATTCTTAGATCTCCATATAGATTGAATGATACCTTTAGCCCCTATTTGATGCGTCTCGTCTTAACTCTGCTGAGATCCAGCTTTTTCCACTAGATCTCACGCTGCATGGTGAGATCTAGTATTTGAAATTGAGCGTTTGTAATTTGGTATTAAGGATTTTAGAATTTGACATGGTTTAGCAGTCCAGTAGAATTGTACGAGATTTGGCTAAGACTTAAAGACTCCTTCTTTAGGCATGCTTTAAACTTTCACACGGAGTACCATTAGTTCGATTAGGCTTCAACTGGCCATTTTAAGGATGGGAATTGTACTCGCAGAATGATACCAGATTGATCCAAGCAAGCTGAAAtaagaagaaacagagacCACTGGGCAATTGGAAGGAAAGTACGCTTATCTGGGAGCTCGTTCATATACTCAACAGATACCCCGTATCCATAATCAGGGCCCGTGGATTATTGCAAAATATAAAAGAGAGAGATCTTTCCCTCTGCAACGATACATCTTGGGTTATTCccagagaaagaagttCGAATACGTGAGTAGATAGAACAGGCTCTCTTCAATAGTATATTGAACACAGAATTGATTTCTGCTAAATAGACTTCTAGTCCCTGGATTCGGAGTCTAGAGAAAGTTTCATCTCTGAATGTATAATCAGCCAGCTTAAAAATGGAACAAGCTATTGAAGTCTCATAAATAAGCTGAAAGGAGCACATTACCTTTTACAAATAAGTTAATGCTCCATCACACCCACTCACTTTAGCAATTGATACAACAGAGCAAGGCAAAACTTCCATTCAAGCCATTCTATGAAAGATTATTTTCTGAGTCCACGTCAAATTTCAATCCTCCTTGAAGTTTCATTCCCTTCTTCTACTTCTAGTTCCCCCCTGAAAGCCCATGGATTTCCGTTTTCCGTACCTAGCAGTAGTTCATTCCCCGTAAACAAACAAGCTCTGGTGGAATACTCAGTAAGACAAGTTTCAGCTTTTGCATTTACTTTAAACTTTTCCCCTATTTTTCTTTAATTCGTCTTCACTTCATGTTGGCATCCAGGGaccattttgcaaccaaccATCGATGCCTGCTTATAAGCCTGCAATGGACAACCAGCTTATCCCCGGTAAACTCCACAAAATCCCCAATTTTTTATAGCTAACCGTCACTTTTGTCTTCATTAAGCCCTATAATAATCCATCTCTTTCACTTTATCTACTCTTTCCCATTATTCTACCTTCCTTATATCTTCGGTTGGGAACCCTGGGTCGCGGTATCTATATCAATATCAGAAGGCTACTTTTCCATCATTCTCCATTAACACAAAACCACACAAACGCTGGCCCATTGTCAAGATCTCTCTCATGTTCCGCAGAATAAGGGCCCGCAACGACCCTGCCCCGAGCCCAGCGGCGTTTCCCGATCTGTTCTGGCAATGGTACGTTGAGTCGTACTCGAGACTACCGTCGTCTACAAACGACCCGGCAGACGTTTTACCGCACTACCCGAAGGTATACTCGACGAAACTGTCGAGTGTAGCACTTGTGAAAAGCTTTTTTGTGGGTGAATTGCCCCAACCGTCCACAAATCAGGTGATAGCGCTG encodes:
- the KIS2 gene encoding Kis2p translates to MGNNTSSTRKSAAAVRHSGGVRKSGQSQNAHQILEEEFSDLILHEVKRQKQEQSVALSTGHSHSADDSEPSNKHFTNDLIEDEFNELSDGILGTDQGEVQRNILPTNGECDSDSEAASSGDNAFREKVMNKSQIQSQRQNQNNYYVRVPSETNSMASGYENDGSSDNCNMDVDADATHENSISGDHNASAKESSSESQKSSLNDLSKIDFTRVAAPAAARHPFRPPQHRNTSGSASPFRRNDSMQSVTSTRSQNRSPALQETDNYAGEYGGGSGTAPAGKSVPVEIKWVNSNRENITKVSIIGSFSNWRDVIKLKPSAARPNEFSATIGLPLGVHKLLYIINNEYRVSESLPTATDQEGILFNWFEILDPQRLFNNSQKQQSRNDASTAFDANIIQVAGQHDTYAIQQKSNSFLAKVSKEAKDTANFEHVEHAPEEPEKYESYNERLSFLNDDQASRDPHEYSSEIPEMFVNYDYFKNKAPDYELPEPPQLPAHLNNVLLNKMSSNFQQNHAQNIPQVGAEVPSTSTISSTSTPSSNSKRPPLRRADSSYYASNSEALHLSIPNHVILNHLMTTSIRNDVLTVACITRYSGKFVTQIMHSPADTEQL
- the RVS162 gene encoding Rvs162p: MSWTGLKKAINRAGNHVLLKAGQIDETVDIEFDYEEKRFRAMEEASTKLHKDLRRYKETLTSLAGAQQNVSDVLAGFYGSEAKCVAKEYQQATKAIRNETLQELGEPFFQTVLNPIDRFNSYYVDMNEAIKKRAHKKLDYDSLRSKVRKLSENPEKDPAREIKLKDTRVQLSSAEEVYNRLNAQLKADLPRLMDLRISYLNPSFEAFVKLQLRYFSENHRHLNEVKKKLDARTRADYKNGKMEKRLDEILSKVKELNVAN